Proteins co-encoded in one Sander vitreus isolate 19-12246 chromosome 9, sanVit1, whole genome shotgun sequence genomic window:
- the gpr52 gene encoding G-protein coupled receptor 52, translating to MNQSELTTGLVLTANSSHGDFFPGSAANHSCPLGWGLNEGLEACVLETAVIVLLTVLIIAGNLTVIFVFHCAPLLHHYTTSYFIQTMAYADLLVGLSCLVPTLSLLHYPAGVQEPITCQVFSYVISVLKSVSMACLACISVDRYLAITKPLSYNQLVTPCRLRGCITLIWVYSSLVFLPSFFGWGKPGYHGDIFEWCAHSWPTSALFTGFVVCMLYAPAALVVCFTYYHIFRICQQHNREISERRARFPSQEMEAGEGGGGGHHGGHGPDRRYAMVLFRITSVFYMLWLPYIIYFLLESSHVLDNPALSFITTWLAISNSFCNCVIYSLSNSVFRLGMRRLSQTICSFSHCAADDGDFGEPKPRKRANSCSI from the coding sequence ATGAACCAGTCTGAACTGACAACGGGCCTGGTGCTCACTGCCAACAGCAGTCATGGAGACTTCTTTCCTGGCAGTGCTGCCAACCACTCTTGTCCCTTGGGCTGGGGGCTGAACGAAGGCCTAGAGGCTTGCGTCCTGGAGACTGCTGTCATTGTACTTCTGACAGTGCTCATTATTGCAGGGAACCTGACGGTGATCTTTGTGTTCCACTGTGCCCCTCTGCTACACCACTACACAACCAGCTACTTCATCCAGACCATGGCATATGCTGACCTGCTGGTGGGTCTTAGCTGCCTGGTGCCCACCCTGTCTCTGCTCCACTACCCAGCAGGTGTCCAGGAACCCATCACATGCCAGGTCTTCAGCTACGTCATCTCTGTTCTGAAGAGTGTTTCAATGGCCTGCTTGGCTTGTATCAGTGTGGACCGCTACCTGGCCATAACTAAACCACTGTCTTACAACCAGCTGGTGACGCCATGCCGGCTACGAGGGTGCATTACCCTAATCTGGGTCTACTCTAGCTTGGTTTTCTTGCCCTCCTTCTTTGGGTGGGGTAAGCCAGGCTATCATGGAGACATTTTTGAGTGGTGTGCTCACTCTTGGCCCACCTCTGCCCTCTTTACAGGATTTGTGGTGTGTATGCTCTATGCGCCTGCTGCACTTGTGGTGTGTTTTACCTATTACCATATCTTTCGCATTTGCCAGCAGCACAACAGGGAGATCAGTGAACGGCGGGCACGTTTCCCCAGCCAGGAAATGGAGGCTGGTgaggggggtggtggtgggcaTCATGGAGGGCATGGACCAGATCGGCGCTATGCGATGGTGCTGTTTCGCATCACCAGCGTTTTCTATATGCTTTGGCTGCCCTACATAATCTACTTCCTGCTAGAGAGCTCCCATGTGCTGGATAACCCTGCCCTCTCCTTCATCACCACCTGGCTGGCCATAAGCAACAGCTTTTGCAACTGTGTCATCTACAGCCTGTCTAATAGTGTGTTCCGCCTGGGCATGCGTAGGCTCTCACAGACAATTTGCTCCTTTAGCCACTGCGCGGCCGATGACGGGGACTTCGGGGAGCCTAAACCAAGGAAGAGGGCAAACTCATGCTCCATCTGA